Proteins co-encoded in one Hominilimicola fabiformis genomic window:
- a CDS encoding AzlC family ABC transporter permease: protein MSKATQFLKGARLGMPIALGYIPVSFSFGMLAVQNGIPAWAAIVISMTNLTSAGQFAGMNIISAAGGMWEMTITTFVINLRYMLMSLSLSQKIGKMSLAKRLITAFGITDEVFAVASTTPIAITFPFMLGLIAIPYIGWTLGTVLGAFINNLLPTSLADAMGITLYAMFIAIIIPASRRDKNVLFVLIAAVILSCVLYFALPFISSGWAVIITAVLASAFGATFFPHNEEGEK from the coding sequence TTGAGTAAAGCAACACAATTTTTAAAAGGTGCAAGGCTCGGTATGCCTATTGCACTCGGATACATACCCGTTTCATTTTCATTCGGTATGCTTGCCGTACAAAACGGAATACCTGCTTGGGCGGCAATAGTAATTTCAATGACTAACCTTACTTCCGCCGGACAATTTGCCGGTATGAACATAATTTCCGCCGCCGGCGGTATGTGGGAAATGACAATTACAACGTTTGTGATAAATCTTCGATATATGCTTATGTCGCTTTCCCTGTCACAAAAAATCGGTAAAATGTCGCTTGCAAAACGGCTTATAACAGCATTCGGCATAACAGACGAAGTATTCGCCGTTGCGTCAACAACACCGATTGCCATTACATTTCCGTTTATGCTCGGACTGATTGCAATACCGTACATCGGCTGGACACTCGGCACAGTGCTCGGTGCTTTTATAAACAATCTGCTGCCGACATCACTTGCGGACGCAATGGGAATAACATTATACGCAATGTTTATCGCAATAATTATCCCTGCGTCAAGGAGAGATAAAAACGTACTTTTTGTACTTATCGCCGCAGTTATATTGAGTTGCGTTCTGTATTTCGCACTTCCTTTTATATCATCGGGCTGGGCTGTTATCATAACGGCAGTGTTGGCATCGGCATTCGGTGCGACGTTTTTTCCGCACAATGAGGAGGGCGAAAAATGA
- a CDS encoding GDSL-type esterase/lipase family protein, protein MNNKKKLLSIITALAITSSVFTGFAVTASATETPIVSYTFDETSDAAWKISGTNAGVFTNEIVSDDASAETKWDSKYYKIATTKAESGGRTASVKIPATIPGGTDVVKLDFDWYSGSGGTNNSSDMIFRDSSEKDIFKISDVVSSKDIAFNGTELKNSEGAALANFKWYKVSAVLDFETHTVLSISFTENGQTSPSAIVKSEKFIDQSASDVANVGIVLNRKTNITADMRLDNFTATRLVDEYYKVTLTVKDSAGNAVKDANVTLDGHKYVTDATGQIETKLANGEYKYTVSKAGYEATVGKDDDATGTVTVNGNAVATNITYSPKSYVAVPDKVTISGGQSCMVAPTTAESFTSAAFTVAVTDQEDVAIEDADISWTIVPTGSETADSKVTIANGVVSVAKGFDAGENHVKKFTVTATATKNNESKSATTEITVSDYLFYESGVGGSSYGETEHHTVGGGDYITTGSTKNLENTITFPEKIEFKPGTAQLVSFMTTMNTKVYTFQRSVKLATAEGTDLVTLDYVNLDIGTNAAWSSTTSTLGTTLGSIPAVDKWQKVTVLFKTNTNGVTKAIATVGDTETDLGKITGQDLGEIKLKVGDCGGGTDRYVALKDIAVSQIDVTGMSIDGATEFSTVKGHTVTKEYSVDAMVVDDGETFTWETTIPGATITPDSQNSQKATLTVPGTTVNGGTIKVTSSEGAAKTATLKVNVEKAKVKSATINGSQTIDKSNTTSKYTVTNVIDQFNNDITELVTPKWSLSNVGHADEKVTFNVTAEEAKNITIVKAKYDEEGVLTGVTTENKALTEGSNEVAVTGLAGTKVMLWDSLKNMKPISNEVKTIPSANVETAEIGADTGDLAVNDNGDIIVVATILDSAIEYPVSVGEFSKVVENPEAGDIDVSDIVSYGATTYTVTLEDGTTLEKTAEDNKITLTEHDLKSTDKIEIVPNYKFNLGSSTVDGYVTANVTKSNGYGFTKEPTVVTSTIEGAKPVQTDGVNLNTNQFEVNLPDGRYDMTFSKTETGRTHIRVNGYYVIPEADYTDGDGSDPITVPGTYTQKDVVVEGGIVTVSADNWGGSSVISSVEITKKSDLEPRKTHIWIAGDSTVTNYRPTPTKDKWAAGKRRTGWGQLFEYYLQDSVIVDDYAHSGDYAVNWYNNTFPSVIQKAQAGDYLFIQFGINDRADKNNSPVSKMEEYLGKMVDECRAKGVIPVLITPEICISQYGSVGEHEKSTGSGNAAWFNANKTVAEDKDVLLIDLADLSGELWKTLGKTWVQHNYFLYNNETNEEVDNQHMSYQGAKLVAQLVATNIYDQIENNIKTGKNESFNAIPVNAKAAADITYTDAEDNTEKTTSRQAVQFSLDKSAVAGFEQAE, encoded by the coding sequence ATGAATAACAAAAAGAAACTATTGTCAATCATTACAGCTTTGGCAATAACATCGTCTGTATTCACAGGCTTTGCAGTAACGGCAAGTGCCACGGAAACACCGATTGTTTCATATACGTTTGATGAAACATCAGATGCTGCTTGGAAAATCTCAGGAACTAATGCAGGCGTTTTTACCAATGAAATTGTATCTGATGATGCAAGTGCCGAAACAAAATGGGACAGCAAGTATTATAAAATTGCAACAACCAAGGCAGAAAGCGGCGGAAGAACGGCAAGCGTGAAAATTCCTGCCACAATACCGGGAGGAACTGATGTTGTAAAATTGGATTTTGACTGGTATTCAGGCAGCGGCGGTACAAATAACAGCAGCGATATGATTTTCAGAGATTCAAGCGAAAAGGATATATTCAAAATTTCTGATGTGGTATCATCTAAAGATATTGCATTTAACGGTACTGAATTGAAAAATTCAGAAGGTGCAGCACTTGCAAACTTCAAGTGGTATAAAGTTTCTGCGGTTTTGGACTTCGAAACACATACCGTTCTAAGCATAAGCTTTACCGAAAACGGACAGACATCTCCGTCGGCAATTGTTAAATCTGAAAAGTTTATAGACCAATCTGCTTCAGACGTGGCAAATGTCGGAATTGTACTTAACAGAAAAACAAATATAACTGCGGATATGCGTCTTGATAACTTTACGGCAACTAGGCTTGTTGATGAGTACTATAAGGTTACTTTAACAGTCAAGGACAGTGCCGGAAATGCGGTTAAAGATGCAAATGTAACTTTGGACGGTCACAAATATGTGACAGATGCAACCGGTCAAATCGAAACAAAGCTTGCTAACGGCGAGTATAAATATACTGTTTCAAAGGCAGGTTATGAAGCTACTGTCGGAAAAGACGACGATGCAACCGGAACTGTAACGGTTAACGGAAATGCCGTAGCAACAAATATTACATATTCTCCGAAAAGCTATGTTGCTGTACCTGATAAAGTTACAATATCAGGCGGACAATCTTGTATGGTAGCGCCGACTACAGCAGAATCGTTTACAAGTGCTGCATTTACTGTGGCTGTAACAGACCAAGAAGATGTTGCTATTGAAGATGCCGATATTAGTTGGACAATAGTACCTACAGGCAGTGAAACAGCTGACTCAAAGGTTACAATAGCAAACGGTGTCGTATCTGTAGCAAAAGGATTTGACGCAGGCGAAAACCATGTAAAGAAGTTTACAGTTACAGCAACTGCAACAAAAAATAATGAAAGCAAGAGCGCAACAACTGAAATAACTGTTTCTGATTATTTATTCTATGAATCAGGTGTCGGCGGTTCAAGTTATGGCGAAACAGAACATCATACAGTAGGTGGCGGTGACTATATAACAACCGGCTCAACAAAAAATTTGGAAAATACAATTACATTCCCTGAAAAAATCGAATTTAAACCGGGAACAGCTCAATTGGTTTCATTTATGACAACAATGAATACTAAGGTTTACACATTCCAAAGAAGTGTAAAATTGGCTACAGCAGAAGGTACTGATTTGGTTACTTTGGATTATGTAAATTTGGACATCGGTACAAACGCAGCATGGAGTTCTACAACTTCTACATTGGGTACAACTTTAGGTTCTATTCCTGCTGTAGACAAATGGCAGAAAGTAACAGTGCTATTTAAGACTAATACTAACGGAGTGACTAAAGCTATTGCCACTGTAGGCGATACAGAAACCGATTTGGGAAAAATCACGGGACAAGATTTAGGCGAAATTAAGTTGAAAGTCGGCGATTGCGGCGGCGGTACAGACAGATACGTTGCACTAAAAGATATTGCTGTTTCTCAAATCGATGTAACCGGCATGAGTATTGACGGTGCTACAGAATTTTCAACAGTAAAGGGACATACCGTAACAAAGGAATATTCTGTAGACGCAATGGTAGTTGATGACGGAGAAACATTCACTTGGGAAACAACAATTCCTGGTGCTACAATTACTCCTGACTCACAAAACTCACAAAAAGCTACACTGACAGTTCCGGGTACAACAGTAAACGGAGGAACAATAAAAGTAACAAGCAGTGAGGGTGCGGCAAAAACAGCTACACTAAAAGTTAATGTTGAAAAAGCTAAGGTTAAATCAGCTACAATAAACGGCAGTCAAACAATAGATAAATCAAATACTACATCAAAATACACAGTAACAAACGTAATCGACCAATTTAACAATGACATAACAGAGCTTGTAACACCTAAGTGGTCACTTTCAAACGTAGGTCATGCAGATGAAAAGGTTACATTCAATGTAACGGCAGAAGAAGCTAAAAACATAACAATTGTTAAAGCAAAGTATGACGAAGAAGGTGTATTAACTGGAGTTACAACAGAAAATAAAGCTTTGACAGAAGGTTCAAACGAAGTTGCGGTTACAGGCTTGGCAGGAACAAAAGTTATGCTTTGGGATTCATTAAAGAATATGAAGCCTATCAGCAATGAAGTAAAAACTATACCTTCAGCAAACGTAGAAACAGCTGAAATAGGTGCAGATACGGGTGATCTTGCAGTAAATGATAACGGTGACATAATTGTTGTAGCAACTATACTTGATTCAGCAATTGAATATCCGGTAAGCGTTGGCGAATTTTCAAAGGTTGTTGAAAATCCTGAAGCAGGTGACATTGATGTTTCAGACATAGTAAGCTACGGTGCAACTACTTATACAGTAACACTTGAAGACGGAACAACATTGGAAAAGACAGCCGAAGATAATAAAATTACACTAACCGAGCATGATTTAAAGTCAACAGATAAGATTGAAATTGTACCTAATTATAAATTTAATTTGGGTAGCTCAACTGTTGACGGTTATGTAACAGCAAATGTAACAAAGAGCAACGGATACGGATTTACAAAAGAACCTACAGTTGTAACAAGTACAATTGAGGGTGCTAAACCGGTTCAAACAGATGGTGTTAATCTTAACACTAACCAATTTGAAGTAAACCTTCCTGACGGAAGATATGACATGACTTTCTCAAAAACCGAAACGGGAAGAACTCATATCAGAGTAAACGGCTACTATGTAATTCCTGAAGCCGATTATACTGATGGTGACGGTTCAGACCCTATTACAGTGCCTGGAACATACACTCAAAAAGATGTTGTTGTTGAAGGTGGTATTGTTACGGTATCGGCAGATAACTGGGGCGGTTCATCAGTTATTTCATCTGTTGAAATAACAAAGAAATCTGACTTAGAGCCGAGAAAGACTCATATTTGGATTGCAGGTGACTCAACAGTTACAAATTACAGACCTACTCCTACAAAGGACAAGTGGGCAGCAGGTAAAAGACGTACCGGTTGGGGTCAATTGTTCGAATACTATCTACAAGACAGTGTTATAGTTGACGATTACGCTCATTCAGGTGACTATGCGGTTAACTGGTACAATAATACATTCCCATCAGTTATTCAAAAGGCTCAAGCGGGTGACTATTTGTTTATCCAATTCGGTATAAACGACAGAGCAGATAAGAATAATTCTCCGGTATCAAAAATGGAAGAATATCTTGGCAAGATGGTAGATGAGTGCCGTGCAAAGGGTGTTATTCCGGTTCTTATAACTCCTGAAATCTGTATTTCTCAATACGGTTCGGTAGGAGAACACGAGAAGTCAACCGGTAGCGGTAATGCTGCATGGTTTAACGCTAATAAGACAGTCGCTGAAGATAAAGACGTATTGTTGATTGACCTTGCAGATTTGTCAGGTGAGCTTTGGAAGACATTGGGTAAGACATGGGTACAACATAACTATTTCTTGTACAATAACGAAACAAATGAAGAAGTTGATAATCAGCATATGTCATATCAAGGTGCTAAGCTTGTTGCACAACTTGTTGCTACAAACATTTATGACCAGATAGAAAATAATATAAAAACAGGTAAAAATGAATCATTTAATGCTATTCCTGTAAATGCAAAGGCAGCAGCAGATATAACATATACTGACGCCGAAGACAACACAGAAAAGACAACATCAAGACAAGCGGTTCAATTCAGTTTGGATAAGTCAGCTGTCGCAGGTTTTGAACAAGCAGAATAA
- a CDS encoding fructose-1,6-bisphosphatase, whose product MSYDIDYLTLLSQQYPTVKAASTEIIRLQSRQKLPKLTEHFMSDIHGEYESFLHILKNASGVIKDKITQIYGRTLSERDRQVLATLIYYPEQKLEYIKDEVDDINDWYKITLYRLIEICRVVASKYTRAKIREFLPEAFGSTIDELIHANTDYGSDKETYYNESISTIVELGQADDFIVKISTLIQTLAIGRLHIIGDIFDRGPRADIILDTLTKYHSVDIQWGNHDVQWMGAAAGSLACIANVLAISTKYSNFDCLEDGYGINMRPLTVFALETYADDPCECFIPRNPNMVYISQHDENFWAKVHKAISVIQFKLEGQIIKRHPEFNMDNHLMLDKINYENGTIMLEGKEYKLKDTNFPTINPENPFELTDAEKELMNLLRSSFLRSEKLQNHVKFLYEKGSIYLTFNNNLLYHGCIPMNSDGTFTEVTLFGETVSGKSLMDKAEQLARDGYFAKNGSEEKEYGKDFLWFLWCGCYSPVYGKNKMTSFERYFIDDESTWVEIKDEYYHLIEKPSVCNKILCEFGIDPNNFSHIINGHVPVKIKKGESPIKSNGKLLVIDGGLSKAYQKVTGLAGYTLLFNSHGLLLSAHDAFESIESAIKEEKDIHSTLDVVELAPNRLLVEDTDAGKSLSKKITDLKALVDAYLKGKIKTH is encoded by the coding sequence ATGAGCTACGATATTGATTATCTGACACTGCTTTCACAGCAGTATCCGACAGTTAAAGCCGCGTCAACCGAAATCATTCGATTGCAGTCAAGGCAAAAACTGCCGAAACTTACAGAGCATTTTATGAGTGATATTCACGGTGAATACGAATCTTTTTTGCACATATTAAAAAATGCCTCCGGTGTAATCAAGGACAAGATTACGCAAATTTACGGTCGTACGTTGTCCGAACGTGACAGACAAGTTCTCGCCACTCTTATTTATTATCCGGAGCAAAAACTTGAATATATCAAGGACGAAGTGGACGATATTAACGATTGGTACAAAATCACTTTATATCGCCTTATAGAAATATGTCGCGTTGTTGCATCAAAATACACACGTGCAAAAATCAGAGAATTTTTGCCGGAGGCTTTCGGCAGTACAATAGATGAACTTATACACGCAAATACCGATTACGGCTCGGACAAGGAAACATATTATAACGAATCTATTTCAACAATCGTTGAACTCGGACAAGCCGATGATTTTATTGTGAAAATTTCAACGCTTATCCAAACGCTTGCAATCGGTCGTCTGCATATTATAGGCGATATTTTTGACCGTGGTCCGCGAGCCGATATAATTCTTGACACACTGACGAAGTACCACAGTGTCGATATTCAATGGGGCAACCATGATGTTCAGTGGATGGGTGCCGCTGCGGGTAGTTTGGCTTGTATTGCAAATGTGCTTGCTATTTCCACCAAGTATTCAAACTTTGACTGTCTTGAGGACGGTTACGGAATTAATATGCGTCCGCTTACGGTATTTGCACTTGAAACTTATGCGGACGATCCGTGCGAATGCTTTATACCTCGAAATCCGAATATGGTTTATATTTCTCAGCATGACGAAAACTTTTGGGCGAAGGTACATAAAGCTATATCTGTAATTCAGTTTAAGTTAGAAGGACAAATTATAAAACGTCACCCTGAATTTAATATGGACAACCACCTTATGCTTGACAAAATCAATTACGAAAACGGAACAATTATGCTTGAGGGCAAAGAATACAAGTTGAAAGATACCAACTTCCCTACAATCAATCCCGAAAATCCGTTTGAACTTACAGACGCCGAAAAAGAGCTTATGAATTTATTGCGTTCATCGTTTTTACGCAGTGAAAAACTTCAAAATCACGTCAAATTCTTATACGAAAAAGGCAGTATATATCTGACATTCAACAACAATTTGTTGTATCACGGCTGTATACCGATGAACAGTGACGGTACTTTTACGGAAGTTACACTTTTCGGTGAAACGGTAAGCGGCAAATCGCTCATGGACAAAGCCGAACAGCTTGCACGTGACGGTTATTTTGCCAAAAACGGTTCCGAAGAAAAAGAATACGGCAAAGATTTTCTGTGGTTTTTATGGTGCGGTTGCTACTCCCCTGTTTACGGCAAAAATAAAATGACTTCGTTTGAACGATATTTTATTGATGATGAAAGTACATGGGTGGAAATTAAAGACGAATATTATCACCTTATCGAAAAACCGAGCGTATGCAACAAAATTTTATGCGAGTTCGGAATTGACCCGAACAATTTTTCTCATATTATAAACGGCCATGTTCCCGTAAAAATAAAAAAAGGCGAAAGCCCGATTAAATCAAACGGCAAACTTTTAGTCATAGACGGAGGTCTTTCAAAGGCATATCAGAAAGTTACCGGACTTGCGGGTTACACATTGCTGTTCAATTCACACGGTTTGCTTTTAAGTGCGCATGACGCATTTGAATCTATCGAAAGTGCCATAAAAGAAGAAAAAGATATTCACTCAACGCTTGACGTTGTTGAACTTGCTCCGAATCGTTTACTTGTTGAGGACACTGACGCGGGTAAATCGTTATCGAAAAAAATCACCGACTTAAAAGCACTTGTTGACGCATATTTAAAAGGAAAAATAAAAACACATTAA
- the pheT gene encoding phenylalanine--tRNA ligase subunit beta, with amino-acid sequence MNLPMSWLNDYMDIDVTPKEYSDRLTMTGSKVEGWENMGESVQNVVAGKVLTCEDHPDSDHLHVCTVDAGTGEILQIVCGAPNVKAGIIVPVALVGAVLPDGKIKKGKLRGVESYGMLCSHDELGITEDMLGYEPEYGILILPDDTKIGTDIKDIFGMNETVVEFEITSNRPDCFSIIGLARETAASFNKKFTIPEVKFNENSENIADTISVDVQDKDKCKRYCARMVKNVKIGPSPSWMQERLRACGVRPINNIVDITNYVLLEYGQPMHAFDLRDLQDNKIIVRRANDGEVIKTLDEQDRTLTSNDLVIADGGRAVAIAGVMGGFNSEVKDDTTTVIFESATFDGASVRLTAQRVGLRTESSSRYEKGLDYNNTVPAVERACQLVEELGCGENVGGMIDVMGNVTDMQPLAFRPDKINAFLGTDIPTEDMVKYFDALEIKVDLDKMTVTPPSFRPDLEGEADIAEEVARFYGYDKIPVTLLSGEATCGMKTERQQVQDRVNELLTAQGMYEIYTYTFTSPSIFDKLNIPKDSEMRNVVKITNPLGEDTSVMRTTTIASMMDILSRNYNYRNPSAKLFEIGKIFIPTTDGELPNEPVKITMGMYGDNVDFYDIKGICETMFAQLNVKNVKYEAVTDNPTFHPGRCAKISAGNKVIGIIGEIHPAVSRKYGIETPVYIAELDFENVFLNIKTDIKFKELPKYPAVTRDIAMLVDKTVPVADIENVIKKASGKMLESLQLFDVYEGKQIPEGKKSVAYSAIYRSADRSLTGDEVQKVFDKVVKNLENQIGAQLR; translated from the coding sequence ATGAATTTACCTATGAGTTGGCTTAATGACTATATGGATATAGACGTTACGCCGAAAGAATATTCAGACAGACTTACAATGACAGGCTCTAAAGTTGAGGGTTGGGAGAATATGGGCGAATCTGTTCAGAATGTAGTTGCGGGTAAGGTGCTTACCTGTGAAGATCACCCTGACAGTGACCATCTTCATGTGTGTACGGTTGACGCAGGAACAGGCGAGATTTTGCAGATTGTCTGCGGTGCACCGAACGTAAAAGCCGGTATAATCGTTCCCGTTGCACTTGTCGGTGCGGTACTTCCTGACGGAAAGATTAAAAAAGGCAAGCTTAGAGGCGTTGAATCTTACGGTATGCTTTGCTCACACGATGAACTTGGTATAACAGAGGATATGCTTGGCTATGAGCCTGAATACGGTATTCTTATTCTTCCGGACGATACAAAAATCGGTACGGATATTAAGGATATATTCGGTATGAATGAAACTGTCGTTGAATTTGAAATCACTTCAAACAGACCTGATTGTTTCAGCATAATCGGTCTTGCGCGTGAAACAGCGGCGTCATTTAATAAAAAGTTCACTATTCCTGAAGTTAAGTTTAACGAAAACAGTGAAAATATCGCCGATACAATCAGCGTTGATGTACAGGACAAGGATAAGTGTAAGAGATACTGTGCAAGAATGGTTAAGAACGTTAAAATCGGTCCGTCACCGAGTTGGATGCAGGAAAGACTTCGTGCGTGCGGTGTAAGACCCATCAACAATATTGTCGATATAACAAACTATGTACTTCTTGAATATGGTCAGCCTATGCACGCATTTGATTTGAGAGATTTACAGGATAACAAAATTATCGTAAGACGTGCAAATGACGGTGAAGTTATAAAGACTCTTGATGAACAGGACAGAACACTTACTTCAAACGACCTTGTAATCGCAGACGGCGGCAGAGCTGTTGCTATTGCAGGTGTTATGGGCGGATTTAACAGTGAAGTTAAGGACGATACAACAACTGTTATTTTTGAATCGGCTACATTTGACGGTGCGTCTGTAAGACTTACAGCACAAAGAGTCGGTCTTAGAACAGAATCATCATCAAGATATGAAAAGGGACTTGACTATAACAATACAGTTCCTGCCGTTGAAAGAGCGTGTCAGCTTGTAGAAGAACTTGGCTGCGGTGAAAATGTCGGCGGAATGATTGACGTTATGGGTAACGTAACAGATATGCAGCCGCTTGCTTTCAGACCTGATAAAATTAATGCGTTCCTTGGAACAGACATTCCGACAGAGGATATGGTTAAGTATTTTGACGCACTTGAAATCAAGGTTGACCTTGACAAGATGACTGTAACTCCTCCGTCATTCAGACCTGACCTTGAAGGTGAGGCGGATATTGCGGAAGAAGTTGCACGTTTCTACGGTTACGATAAAATACCTGTAACACTTCTTTCGGGCGAGGCTACTTGCGGAATGAAAACAGAACGTCAGCAGGTACAGGACAGAGTGAACGAACTTCTTACAGCACAAGGTATGTACGAAATTTACACATACACATTCACAAGTCCGTCAATATTCGATAAACTGAATATTCCGAAAGACAGTGAAATGAGAAACGTTGTAAAAATTACAAATCCGCTTGGCGAGGACACATCGGTAATGCGTACAACTACTATCGCAAGTATGATGGATATATTGTCAAGAAACTATAATTACAGAAATCCGTCTGCCAAGTTGTTTGAAATAGGAAAGATATTTATTCCGACAACGGACGGTGAACTTCCGAACGAACCTGTTAAAATCACAATGGGTATGTACGGCGATAACGTAGATTTCTATGACATTAAGGGTATATGCGAAACAATGTTTGCACAACTTAACGTAAAGAATGTTAAGTATGAGGCCGTAACAGATAACCCGACATTCCACCCGGGAAGATGTGCAAAGATAAGTGCCGGCAATAAGGTAATCGGCATAATCGGTGAAATTCACCCGGCAGTAAGCAGAAAATACGGAATTGAAACTCCTGTATATATTGCCGAATTGGATTTTGAAAATGTATTCCTTAATATTAAGACTGATATTAAGTTTAAGGAACTTCCTAAGTATCCTGCCGTAACTCGTGATATAGCAATGCTTGTTGATAAGACAGTTCCTGTTGCGGATATTGAAAATGTAATCAAAAAGGCATCGGGTAAAATGCTTGAAAGCTTGCAGTTGTTTGACGTTTACGAGGGTAAACAGATACCTGAGGGCAAAAAGAGCGTTGCATACAGTGCTATATACAGAAGCGCAGACAGAAGTTTGACAGGTGATGAAGTGCAGAAAGTATTTGATAAGGTTGTTAAAAATCTTGAAAATCAAATCGGTGCTCAATTAAGATAA
- a CDS encoding AzlD domain-containing protein has translation MKMIALMAVMAIVTYIIRALPITLFRKEIKSKWLKSFLYYIPYAVLGAMTFPAIFFSTGSVFSASLGLVGAMLMAFFDKGLMAAAVTSVVIAFVSVFFV, from the coding sequence ATGAAAATGATTGCTTTAATGGCAGTTATGGCAATAGTGACGTACATAATTCGTGCGTTGCCTATAACGCTTTTCAGAAAAGAAATAAAATCAAAATGGCTTAAATCGTTTTTATATTACATACCGTATGCCGTACTCGGTGCTATGACGTTTCCGGCTATATTTTTCTCGACAGGCTCGGTTTTCTCCGCCTCGCTCGGTTTGGTCGGTGCTATGCTTATGGCCTTTTTCGACAAGGGGCTTATGGCTGCCGCTGTTACGTCTGTTGTAATTGCATTTGTAAGCGTATTTTTTGTGTAA
- a CDS encoding rhamnogalacturonan acetylesterase, with translation MNYEKEPLHISTSVPNGTYEVTVTVTAHEDIVFTILSQSRRFMAQDINLGKGESTDITFNVSVCDYHKNNEDYTNVNGVEIDIMCDGDFTALSAVSPVNIPTVYIAGDSTVTDQPAEYPYNATSTYCGWGQMFPQFFNTGIAVENHAQSGSTTEDFKNVNFTAFKDKIKKGDFLIIEFGHNDQKIDTLDAFGGYTENLKYFVNFVREKSANPIICSPINRIIFQEDGTLLNLLGDYRTAVKNVCDEMNVPFIDLWSRTTEFFEAAGAVKAWDYFWGNGTDRDYTHTNDIGGNIVARFVANEMIKNNVQPIADLIKKDMINVEMPKHDSSVKPQNSKEIEHLKTIGLVNVPKASELADLDKDITNI, from the coding sequence ATGAATTACGAAAAAGAACCACTGCATATTTCAACATCCGTACCCAACGGTACTTATGAAGTAACTGTCACAGTTACCGCACACGAAGATATTGTTTTCACAATACTTTCGCAGTCACGCCGTTTTATGGCACAAGATATAAATCTTGGCAAAGGAGAAAGCACAGACATTACTTTCAACGTCAGCGTATGTGACTACCACAAAAACAACGAAGATTACACAAACGTAAACGGAGTTGAAATTGATATTATGTGCGACGGTGATTTTACCGCACTTTCCGCAGTATCGCCTGTCAATATTCCGACAGTTTACATCGCCGGTGACTCAACCGTCACAGACCAGCCTGCCGAATATCCGTACAACGCTACCTCTACATACTGCGGTTGGGGTCAAATGTTTCCGCAATTTTTTAACACGGGCATTGCGGTTGAAAACCACGCTCAATCAGGTTCTACAACCGAAGATTTTAAAAATGTGAATTTCACCGCATTCAAAGACAAAATCAAAAAGGGTGATTTCCTGATTATCGAGTTCGGTCACAACGACCAAAAAATAGATACTCTTGACGCGTTCGGCGGATACACGGAGAACTTAAAATATTTTGTAAACTTTGTCCGCGAAAAAAGTGCAAATCCGATAATATGTTCACCAATCAACAGAATTATATTCCAAGAGGACGGAACACTTCTTAACTTGCTCGGTGATTACAGAACAGCAGTTAAAAACGTATGTGACGAAATGAATGTACCGTTTATTGACTTGTGGTCACGCACAACCGAATTTTTTGAGGCAGCAGGAGCGGTAAAAGCTTGGGATTATTTCTGGGGCAACGGCACTGACCGCGATTACACCCACACAAACGACATCGGCGGCAACATCGTTGCACGATTTGTTGCAAACGAAATGATTAAAAACAACGTTCAGCCGATAGCAGACTTAATCAAAAAAGATATGATTAACGTCGAAATGCCGAAACACGATTCAAGTGTCAAACCGCAAAATTCAAAAGAAATCGAACACTTAAAAACAATCGGTCTTGTCAACGTTCCGAAAGCGTCCGAGCTTGCCGACCTTGACAAAGACATCACCAATATCTAA